DNA from Geminocystis sp. M7585_C2015_104:
TGTGATACAATTGGCCCATAACCATAGTCCCAGCAGTTTATGCTCCGTTATGCCTATTTTCCGGGCTGTGTTGCTCAAGGCGCCTGTAGGGAATTACACCAGTCCACCCTAGCCATTAGCGAGGTTTTAGGGATTGAACTAGTGGAACTGAAAAAGGCCTCCTGTTGTGGTTCTGGCACTTACAAAGAGGATTCACAGCTATTAGAGGATGCAGTGAATGCCCGCAACATAGCCCTGGCGGAGGAAGAGGGCCTTCCCCTTTTAACCCACTGTAGCACCTGTCAGGGGGTAATTGGCAGTGTGGACGAGAGACTAAAAGAGGCAAAGGAAAACAATCCTGAGTATCTGGCCAAAATCAACCAGCTGCTGGAGAAGGAAAACTGTCATCCATACCGGGGGATTACAAGGGTAACGCATTTGTTGTGGGCCTTAATTGGAGATTATGGTTTAGAGGCGTTAAAGGGAAAGGTGGTTAAACCGCTGGCGGGGTTGAGATGTGCCGCCTTTTATGGATGTTACCTGTTAAGGGCACAAAAACATCTTCCCTTTGATAGCCCCTGGAATCCCCAGTCCTTAGAAAGGATTTTTACCACAGTGGGGGCTACTGCTGTTTACTACGAGGGGAGAATCAAATGTTGTGGGTGGCCCATTTCCAGTTATGCCAGCCAACAGTCCTTTCAAATGGCAGGGAAGCATCTGTTGGAGGCGATGGCCAACGGCGCCGACTGTATTGTAACCCCTTGTCCCCTATGTCATCTGAATTTGGACTCTCGGCAGCCGGAAATAGCCCGGGTTTTAGGAAGGAAAATCAATTTACCCATTCTCCACCTGCCCCAACTAGTAGGCTTAGCATTGGGGATATCGCCGCGGAAACTGGGATTGTATAATCACGTTGTTTCTACCAGGGGAGTGTTGAAAAAACTAGGGCTATCATGACACCACTAGAAAGGGCAATAGAAGAATTTAATCAGGGGAAATACTACCAATGCCATGACACGTTGGAGGCTATTTGGATGGAGGCTGTGGAACCAGATAAGACATTCTATCAGGGAATCCTGCAAATTGCAGTAGCCTGTTACCACCTCAATAGAAATAATTGGCGCGGTGCGGTGATGCTGTTGGGGGAGGGGACAAGAAAACTAAGGGAATATGAACCAGAATACATGCAAATAGCCGTAGACGAGTTGGTGAGACAAAGTTGCGAACTATTGATGGCCTTACAGAATATGTCTCAGGGGGATGGGCGGGTAGCAGACGGACAGCAAAAAGGGAAAGATAACCTCCGTCTGCCCACCATCCGTCTTGTCAACCAGTAGGACTAACTGTCATTGGCTTTTGTGGGGGGTTGTTGGGATTGCCAGTCTTTTGAAGAAGATTGCAATTCTTCCGAAGGAGGCTGCTGTTGAAAGTCAAAGAAGCCAGCATAGGCCTCCATGCCGTGTTCGCCAATATCTAGACCCACATACTCCTCCTCGGGGGGCACTCTTAGCCCAAACAGGAGCCTCAAAACAGACCAGAACAGGGTACTCAATACAATCATAGTGACGCCGACGGCTACGACTCCCAAAAATTGAATCCCCAACAATTTGAAGTCCCCACTGGAGAAAAAACCATTTACTGTCTTGTCACCGTAAATTTCGCCGTCAGCAAACAGTCCCACAGCCAAAGTGCCCCAAATGCCATTCACCAGGTGAACCGAAATGGCACCCACCGGGTCGTCTATTTTTAGTAATTCAAAAATATATACAGAGACAACTACAAGAATCCCGGCAATAGTGCCAATGGTGATGGCATTACCGTAGGATACCATAGCACAGCCGGCAGTAATGGCCACCAGTCCTGATAAAACGCCGTTGATGGTAAGGGACAAGTCAGGTTTTCCTGCCAGAATCCAACTGGTAATTGTACCGGCCAGGCCCCCAGAGGCAGCCGAAAGGTTTGTGGTCAAAGCAATACGGGCTATATGCTCATTCACCTCCATGGTGGAACCACTGTTGAAGCCAAACCAGCCTATCCAGAGGATAAAACAGCCCAGGGTGGCAATACTTAAATTGTGTCCGGGCAGTGGAGTAATACTGCCATTACTGGAATACTTACCTAGTCTTGGGCCTAGTAATATGGCTCCGGTGAGAGCACACCATCCTCCCACAGAATGTACTACGGTAGAGCCAGCAAAGTCCAAAAAGCCCATTTTGTCCAACCAGCCACCGCCCCATGCCCAGTGTCCCACCAGGGGATAGGCGAAGGCCGTCAATAAGAAGCTAAACCAGAGAAAGTCAATGAATTTAATCCTTTCTGCCACCGCTCCCGAAACGATGGTAGCCGCTGTGCCGGCAAAAGCCACTTGAAACAAAAACTTGGCCGCTAGGGGAACTCCCGTCCAACTCAAAGCAGTATATACCCCTTCATAGTCACTGCCCGTGGCGGGGCTATTGTCTGCACCTTTGAGGAAAAAACCCTGACTGCCTATAAAGTCATTGCCATCGCCGAACATCAGGGCAAAACCAATGGACCAAAAAGCGAGGGTGGTAATGCCAAATACAATGAGGTTTTTTGACAACAAATTAACTGCATTTTTACTGCGACAAAAGCCGGTTTCCAGCATGGCAAAACCGGCATTCATGCTTATTACCAAAACCGAGGCCAGCACCACCCACAGGGTATCTAAACCTATCTTTAACTCCCTTGCGACTGTTCCCGTGGCTATTCCATTTTCTTGGGCGTAAACTCCATAGCCGGAAAACAAAATCAAAATAGCACTCAGCAAAATACAACCTTGAATACTAGTATTGTTTTTTATTTTCCTCGCCGCCGCCGCGATTTTCCTTCTTGTTCGTCTTTCCCACATCTGTCCCCACCTACTATTTTCTGTGGGGATTATATAGGGTTATAGTTTTAGCAATGGCATCAAATTTTACAAATTTTAAGACTTAACTAAGGGGGGCTATAAATCATAATCAACTCCTGTTGTGGATTATATACCTCCACATAAACCCCATATTTTGCACTAATGTACTGATAGTTTTTTTCCACCTGATTTATATGATTAATTATCCTACTGTCCTGGAGGCCGTTTCCCATCATACCTCCCATTTCCGAGAGGCTACTTATTTTTTTCAGGTACTCCGGGGTCAGATAGATTTTCACGTAATTATTTTCCACTAAGTATTGACAAATATTCTCCGTGCCCTGACAAATTGTGTGCAGTTCTCTTTTAATTTCTTCCCTTGTGACGGCAATTTTGAGCTGGCTCCTAGCCTTTTGTAACTGTTTTTCTGCCTCTTTTTTCCAAGCCTGAATTGCCTGTTTTTCCCAGCTCTCTGCTGGGATTTTTTCGCTGATAGCAAGGGCATCTTGCCAGTATTTAACAGCTTGACTCCATTGATTTTCTGTTTCTGATTTTTTAGCTAGTTTGCTTTTTTGTTCGACCATTTTTTTATAATTTTGGGCAGATTCTTCCCTTCTTATTATTGCCTGAACTCCTTTTAATTTTTGCTGATAATCTGAGAAAAGCTCATTTCCTTCTCGAGAAGCACTTGTGTTGAGTGGGATTGACTGCAGATGAGCGATAGCCCTTTTCCATTTCGACTCCAACTTTTTCAGTTTTAGCAAATTATCCACATTCCCCTGTAAAGCCTCTGCTTCAGACGCCAATTTTTTTGCGGTGGCAAGGGTTTTTTCTGCCTTTTCCTCCGCGTCTATTTGCGTTTCTACCAATTCCAATTGTTTTTGGCATTCAGCAATTTTTCTGTTTTTGACTTCCTGAAGCTGGGGTATGTCTATCTGATTCAGATAATCCACTGCCTGTTGCCAATACTGTTGAACACTTTTCCATTCAGTCAAAGAAAGGGGAGGATTTAAGGTCATGTTTCTGGCATAATTCGCTGAAAGATTTGCCTTTTCAAACAGTTCCAAACTTTCTATATAACTCCGGTATTTTCCAATAATTTTTTCCGCTTTGCCATGATATCTTGACCAGGGAGGTATAGCTTGTAAATATTTAATCCGCGCCACTATTTCCCTTTTCAAAGTTTCAATTTCTTCCCGAGAAAATTCCTTGTTGTTAACCCGGTTCAGTAGGAAGTCTATATCAGTTTCCTCTATTAAAGCACAGTCTCCTAAAACACAGGGGCGAGTAAAATAGTAACTGATTCCTACGGTCAACAAACTGAACAACCCCAAAGTAAAGACTAAGATTCCCGAAAAGTTTTCTAATTTTATGGAAAAGACATAGTCTTTTTTTTTAGAATAGTTACTACTGCTAAACAAACGGCGATTATCTTCCTCGAAGCTGTAGAAATATACCAGATCAGGGCGGTGAAAATCTCGGATAATAAAATTGTCTAATATTTGACGTCTCCTGATGACTTGGACAATCAAATCCACGATGGTTGGTAAATCTTCCTGATGGTATTCATAAAGAGAAATAAAGAGGACATTGCAGTTATTTTCCTCAAGGATTTCACAGGAGAAATTAAATTTAACAAATTGAGCCGCAACCTCACTAATCTCTCGGGCAAGCTCGTCGGCAGTAATACCTAGTCCAGAGGCGGTTTTGAGTAGCATAAAATATATGAGATTACTCTAGTTCCAGAGCAACAATATTGTTGTTAAAATGATATAATCGGGGGGAGAGAATTGTCTACGAAAACAAGAAAATGATATTACTAGGAGACACGGATAAAAAATGAAAGGGTCATGGTAGCAAAATTGGCCACGGAAATATTATCATCTATTGTTAGAGCTACTGTGTAAACCAATAGGGAGCAGGAATAGGGATTTGTGTTATATCTAGCAGAAGTAAAAGGACAAACAAGAAGCTTTGTAACAGGGGCATACAAAACGGAGTTGAGACTGCTGGCGGCCCAAACAGCAGAACAAACATGGAATACCATAGGCGGGGAAGAAGTGGTCGTAACAGAGGCCATCAACGAACCGACGACAAAGGGGGCCCTCTATGTCCTCAACCTGGATGCCCAGAAACAACTCCTGTCTCAGCCTGAATTGGCGGGACAAAGGATTGTCAACTATCTGCGTCACTTCTCCCGAGTGTTGGAAAAGACAAAGGCCCAAGAAGAGGAGATAGAAGCATGGAAAAATTCACTTAGAATACAAGGAGAAGAAATAGCCCGGCGTCAGGCCGAACTCGACCTGGAACAACAGATAATACAGCAGCAAAAAGAAGAATTGGCCCGTCTGGAGGAGGAAAAGGAAAAACTCAGTGGTGCCTGGGAACAACTTAGACAACAGCAGGCAAAAAACAACGAAAACAAGGCCAAGTTAAGAGCCCTCATCACAAAAGTACAGGAGGGCAGCTACAGGGAAGAACTACAATCCCAGGCTCTTGCGGCCATAGAAACACAAACAGCAATACTGGAAAAACTACAACAAAGACTGTCACAGGAAAAAGCAACACTGGCAGAAAAACAAGAGCAGTTGGCCACAAAAGAAAAAGAATTGGCGCAAAAAAAGGCAGAAACCACAGAAATACAGCAAAAACTCCAACAAGCCCTCCTCAGTCTGCAGTTACAACAACAGGCCTTGACAGAAAAAGAAGAGGCTCTGAAATATGTAGTTAATGCATTGGAAGTACTGGAAAACCTAAGACAGGATATTGTCTATCTGATGGACGAGGAGCAAACTAGTGTGGACTGTCAAGAGTTGGAAAACATGCCAATTGTGGACTTGGAAGAAAGGTTTAATAACCTCAAACAAGAAACTGATAAACTGGTGGAGTTTGTCAATATGCAAGAAGAGGAGTTGTCCTTACAGGCAGAGGAGGTTAGGGAAATACGAAAGAAACTGGCGGTAGCGACAGAAAGAGAACGCCCTTCCCTAGAGGAGGAACTGGCAGACGCCCAGGAATCACTGAAGATGCTAAATGAGACATTGGTAGGACAAAGGAAAAATCTACGCAAACAACAAAGAATCCTCAACGAACACCTGAAAATCCTCAGTCGTCGTAAGGGGATTGTGGAGGTGGACTTCAGGGAAACTATTAGTCTGAGGCCATTGAAGGAAGAAGTAGAAGTACAAAAAGAAATCCTTTGCCAAAAAAGAGAACAAATAGCCGCCGAATTGGCCTCCCTTAGGGAGGCCAAGGCTAACTTGGAGGCAGAATACAATAAACAACAACAACTATACAAACAGGTTCAACAACAGCAGGAAGAGATGGAAGTACAATGGCGACAAGTATATGAAGAGGTGATTAGGGCAGAAGCGGCAGTAAGCCTACTAGAAGAAAATATCCCCTCCCTGCAGGTTTGTTTACAGGGAATTAGAGAATCTGTTGCCCACACCAAGCCTCCCACTGAGGTGGTGCAACTGTTGAGGGAAATAGAAGCTACACTATAGTCCACCATCAAACCACAGTGAAGACTCTCAACTGTTTACTTCTTGTTTTTTTTGTCTGTTTTCTGCCACAACCCACAGTGTGGGCAGACGGGCAAAAAGCCCCTTCGGATGCCGCAGAAGAATTGGATTTGCCCCGGGATATTATAGAAAATAGCCCCGTGATTCAAAAATGGCTCAAGGAAATCCCCGACGTAGCCGGGGAAATTCGCCACAAACCCAGTTTTTCCACCCTCTTGCGCCTCGGTTATAGCCAATTTCCCTCTTCCCACCACGCTGGTGGTTTTTCTTTTGCCTTGGAAGACTTGTTTATTGCCAACACCCCCCTTACTGTGAATGCCCAATACAGTCGGAATTTTGACGGTGCCAACAGAAAACAAAAACGACAAACAGCAGGGGGTAGTCTCCAATATTATCTACTCCCCCTAGGAGACTATGTAAATGTAGCACCAATAGTAGGCTATAAATACATCAAAACCGGCGACTATGCCACGGGAGGTTTAAATTTAGGGGTTAAACTCAAATTG
Protein-coding regions in this window:
- a CDS encoding CoB--CoM heterodisulfide reductase iron-sulfur subunit B family protein — encoded protein: MLRYAYFPGCVAQGACRELHQSTLAISEVLGIELVELKKASCCGSGTYKEDSQLLEDAVNARNIALAEEEGLPLLTHCSTCQGVIGSVDERLKEAKENNPEYLAKINQLLEKENCHPYRGITRVTHLLWALIGDYGLEALKGKVVKPLAGLRCAAFYGCYLLRAQKHLPFDSPWNPQSLERIFTTVGATAVYYEGRIKCCGWPISSYASQQSFQMAGKHLLEAMANGADCIVTPCPLCHLNLDSRQPEIARVLGRKINLPILHLPQLVGLALGISPRKLGLYNHVVSTRGVLKKLGLS
- a CDS encoding DUF309 domain-containing protein, translating into MTPLERAIEEFNQGKYYQCHDTLEAIWMEAVEPDKTFYQGILQIAVACYHLNRNNWRGAVMLLGEGTRKLREYEPEYMQIAVDELVRQSCELLMALQNMSQGDGRVADGQQKGKDNLRLPTIRLVNQ
- a CDS encoding ammonium transporter — protein: MWERRTRRKIAAAARKIKNNTSIQGCILLSAILILFSGYGVYAQENGIATGTVARELKIGLDTLWVVLASVLVISMNAGFAMLETGFCRSKNAVNLLSKNLIVFGITTLAFWSIGFALMFGDGNDFIGSQGFFLKGADNSPATGSDYEGVYTALSWTGVPLAAKFLFQVAFAGTAATIVSGAVAERIKFIDFLWFSFLLTAFAYPLVGHWAWGGGWLDKMGFLDFAGSTVVHSVGGWCALTGAILLGPRLGKYSSNGSITPLPGHNLSIATLGCFILWIGWFGFNSGSTMEVNEHIARIALTTNLSAASGGLAGTITSWILAGKPDLSLTINGVLSGLVAITAGCAMVSYGNAITIGTIAGILVVVSVYIFELLKIDDPVGAISVHLVNGIWGTLAVGLFADGEIYGDKTVNGFFSSGDFKLLGIQFLGVVAVGVTMIVLSTLFWSVLRLLFGLRVPPEEEYVGLDIGEHGMEAYAGFFDFQQQPPSEELQSSSKDWQSQQPPTKANDS